One part of the Gossypium raimondii isolate GPD5lz chromosome 1, ASM2569854v1, whole genome shotgun sequence genome encodes these proteins:
- the LOC105784288 gene encoding thaumatin-like protein 1, with protein sequence MEFLFFSIYLLSLISFFHGTSGTTFTLVNKCDYTVWPGILGNTQLDCTGFELPSGGSRSFQAPPSWSGRFWGRTGCASDQTTGQLICQTGDCGSTQIECNGRGATPPATLAEFTTGSGTQDFYDVSLVDGFNLPMIVEPSGGLGMCFSTGCINDLNRQCPTELRVDSGEACKSACEAFGTPEYCCSGPYATPDTCKPSVYSEMFKAACPKAYSYAYDDATSTFTCTGADYTITFCPSSTSQKSESNAIPTTATTYGSITGSGEVSSEEKGSWLPYLLTGDSSKSLSDAVFHTTLLAIFLVFLA encoded by the exons ATGGAGTTTCTGTtcttttccatttatttattaagtttgatCTCCTTCTTCCATG GGACTTCAGGGACTACATTTACACTTGTAAATAAATGTGATTACACAGTTTGGCCTGGTATCCTTGGCAACACCCAGTTAGATTGCACAGGTTTCGAGCTACCATCTGGGGGGTCACGGTCCTTCCAGGCACCGCCCAGTTGGTCAGGTCGGTTCTGGGGGAGAACCGGTTGCGCATCGGACCAAACCACAGGCCAACTCATTTGCCAAACTGGTGACTGTGGTTCCACCCAAATTGAATGCAATGGCAGAGGCGCCACTCCCCCTGCCACCTTAGCTGAGTTCACGACAGGGTCAGGCACCCAGGACTTCTACGATGTCAGTTTAGTTGACGGCTTCAACTTACCAATGATCGTCGAGCCGAGCGGTGGGTTGGGCATGTGCTTCTCAACAGGGTGCATCAATGACTTAAACCGGCAGTGCCCGACGGAGTTAAGGGTCGATTCCGGTGAGGCTTGTAAGAGTGCATGCGAGGCTTTTGGGACGCCCGAGTATTGCTGCAGTGGCCCCTACGCCACACCCGACACCTGTAAACCATCTGTTTATTCGGAGATGTTCAAAGCGGCTTGCCCAAAAGCGTATAGCTACGCGTATGATGATGCTACCAGTACGTTTACATGTACGGGAGCTGATTATACGATCACATTCTGCCCTTCATCAACAAG TCAAAAATCTGAGAGCAATGCAATCCCAACAACAGCGACGACATATGGATCTATTACAGGGTCAGGAGAAGTTTCAAGTGAGGAAAAAGGTTCATGGTTACCATATTTACTTACGGGGGATTCTTCCAAGTCTCTTTCTGATGCTGTTTTTCACACCACGTTGTTGGCCATCTTCTTGGTCTTCCTCGCTTAG